A part of Bacillus rossius redtenbacheri isolate Brsri chromosome 1, Brsri_v3, whole genome shotgun sequence genomic DNA contains:
- the LOC134531632 gene encoding chitinase domain-containing protein 1: MNVSGLVLCLLVVDVSCTISASDKKPRQKNKSKKPALSSVVDRKLVVEAAAAADIVTENERYFKNTQVKHFPGPVLGYVTPWNSHGYSVAKTFCAKLSHVSPVWLQVRPQGDRYEVTGTHDVDRDWLDSVRRCGNASVAIVPRVLFDGWSRGALARLGAEPGEVKRLAQTLLKAARQWGFDGVVLEVWTQALGALGARGLADVVGSLARRLRSHGLLVVLVVPPARGHSPELFNREDFRALADDVDAFSLMTYDHASPQRPGANSPLPWARGCVERLAEAGDPRRAKILLGLNFYGYDYTSSGGGPIVNHQYVSLLRRHGGLLKWDDSSQEHYFEVKDGTGRHLVFYPTLYSLHKRLQLAESLGVGLSIWELGQGLDYFYDLF, encoded by the coding sequence ATGAACGTTAGTGGGTTAGTTCTGTGTTTGTTGGTTGTAGACGTGTCTTGCACTATTTCCGCGAGTGACAAGAAACCCAGACAGAAGAACAAATCAAAGAAGCCAGCGTTGAGCTCGGTGGTGGACAGGAAGCTGGTGGTTGAAGCCGCAGCGGCGGCCGACATAGTGACGGAGAACGAGCGCTACTTCAAGAACACCCAGGTGAAGCACTTCCCGGGGCCGGTGCTGGGGTACGTGACGCCTTGGAACAGCCACGGGTACAGCGTGGCCAAGACGTTCTGCGCCAAGTTGTCGCACGTGTCGCCGGTGTGGCTGCAGGTGCGGCCGCAGGGGGACAGGTACGAGGTGACGGGTACTCACGACGTGGACCGCGACTGGCTGGACTCTGTGCGGCGGTGCGGCAATGCCTCCGTGGCCATTGTGCCGCGCGTGCTGTTCGACGGCTGGTCGCGGGGGGCTCTCGCGCGCCTGGGGGCGGAGCCCGGGGAGGTGAAGAGGCTGGCGCAGACGCTGCTCAAGGCGGCGCGGCAGTGGGGGTTCGACGGCGTGGTGCTGGAGGTGTGGACGCAGGCGCTAGGGGCTCTGGGCGCGAGGGGGCTGGCGGACGTGGTGGGGTCCCTGGCGCGCAGGCTGCGGTCCCACGGGCTGCTCGTGGTGCTGGTCGTGCCGCCCGCCAGGGGCCACTCTCCGGAGCTGTTCAACAGGGAGGACTTCCGGGCGCTGGCGGATGACGTGGACGCCTTCTCGCTCATGACGTACGACCACGCGTCACCCCAGCGACCGGGCGCCAACAGCCCGCTGCCCTGGGCCCGCGGCTGCGTGGAGAGACTGGCGGAGGCCGGGGACCCGCGCAGGGCCAAGATCCTGCTGGGGCTCAACTTCTACGGCTACGACTACACCAGCTCCGGGGGGGGCCCCATCGTGAACCACCAGTACGTGTCGCTGCTGAGGCGGCACGGGGGCCTGCTCAAGTGGGACGACTCGTCCCAGGAGCACTACTTCGAGGTGAAGGACGGCACGGGCCGGCACCTGGTCTTCTACCCCACCCTGTACTCCCTGCACAAGAGGCTGCAGCTGGCCGAGAGTTTGGGCGTGGGGCTGAGCATCTGGGAGCTGGGCCAGGGCCTCGACTACTTCTACGACTTGTTCTGA